In Rhodothermales bacterium, the following are encoded in one genomic region:
- a CDS encoding acyl-CoA thioesterase: MHEQKTVAASRCIMTEMVLPNDTNNLGNMMGGRLMYLMDICAAISAQRHTNQVCVTAAVDSVEFESPIHHGEIVVIEGQVNRTFRTSLEIELNVWAENAIARTRRKCNRAYYTFVAINEERRPVQVPPIVPESEQEIASYEAAARRRELRLVIAGRLPLKDARLIKEDIIGTLTHQHRDE, from the coding sequence ATGCACGAACAAAAAACCGTCGCCGCCTCCCGTTGTATCATGACCGAAATGGTATTGCCGAACGACACCAACAACCTCGGCAACATGATGGGCGGCCGGCTGATGTACCTCATGGATATCTGCGCGGCGATCTCGGCCCAGCGCCATACCAACCAGGTGTGTGTCACCGCTGCCGTTGACTCCGTCGAGTTCGAGTCGCCGATCCACCACGGGGAAATCGTGGTGATCGAAGGGCAGGTGAACCGGACGTTCCGCACCTCGCTGGAAATCGAACTGAATGTGTGGGCTGAAAACGCCATCGCGCGGACTCGCCGGAAATGCAACCGCGCGTATTACACGTTCGTGGCGATCAATGAAGAGCGCCGGCCCGTCCAGGTGCCGCCGATCGTCCCGGAAAGTGAACAGGAAATAGCCAGTTACGAGGCGGCGGCGCGGCGGCGCGAGCTCCGCCTGGTGATTGCCGGAAGGCTGCCGCTGAAGGATGCGCGCCTCATCAAAGAGGACATCATCGGCACACTGACGCACCAGCATCGGGACGAATGA
- a CDS encoding DUF1800 domain-containing protein has protein sequence MNRRSFNGAPASSPVSMPALQAAIDIQQHTAPLTRADARHQVTRTEFGARLRRVNGFIGMTAAEAVAIILQEAEENALPESPTWYTNKLSGEIDDLYNVQKDWMWRMKEQGFIEKMTLILHNHLVTGYSVYTRPYYAYTYYRLLRTHALGNFKELIYEIGLDPSMLFYLDNNSNVPTTDEQGNPAGSNENYARELLELFTMGQYSPTGALNYTEADIKQVARVLTGWQVDESRFRTEAKGTLHDAGTKTIFGKSFQGHSDPAVEYTQLIDFLFAERGPAIAHYLCRKLYVYLVNPVPDEAFIAEMATVMVSSDYVIKPVLEALLTSQRFFSPTYYGSRIKSPIDFLIGFLNETETPPTDEVLEYIRQKLEPRSMNQELFNPPNVAGWPGINPPDAANAPGDEKWLTTSLLPERWNIIADLTGGGAGSFDPVDVAVRVSDPANPFKIAEDLARTLVPIPLDIASIREVSDDFAGDPDIPPPPSVLSDPIVSNVSKVLLGDMPHYEWPDIVDGSTTEKDRARIVLQHYIALLSREIPEYQLH, from the coding sequence ATGAACAGACGTAGCTTTAACGGCGCGCCGGCTAGCAGCCCGGTTTCGATGCCGGCATTGCAGGCGGCCATCGACATCCAACAACACACGGCGCCGCTGACCCGCGCCGACGCGCGGCACCAGGTCACCCGTACGGAATTTGGCGCGCGTCTGCGCCGCGTCAACGGATTCATCGGAATGACCGCCGCAGAGGCCGTCGCCATCATCCTCCAGGAGGCCGAGGAGAACGCGCTTCCCGAATCTCCGACCTGGTATACGAACAAGCTCTCGGGCGAAATCGACGACTTGTATAATGTGCAAAAAGATTGGATGTGGCGCATGAAGGAGCAGGGTTTTATCGAAAAGATGACCCTCATTCTGCACAACCACCTCGTCACGGGTTATAGCGTCTATACGCGGCCGTATTACGCCTACACGTATTACCGACTGCTCCGCACCCATGCCCTGGGCAACTTCAAGGAGCTGATTTACGAGATCGGCCTCGACCCTTCGATGCTGTTTTATCTCGACAACAACTCGAACGTCCCGACGACCGACGAACAGGGTAACCCCGCCGGCTCTAACGAGAACTACGCCCGCGAGCTGCTCGAGCTGTTCACCATGGGCCAGTACAGCCCCACCGGCGCCCTGAACTACACGGAGGCCGACATCAAGCAGGTCGCCCGCGTACTCACCGGCTGGCAGGTAGACGAAAGCCGCTTCCGTACCGAAGCGAAGGGCACCCTGCACGACGCCGGCACCAAGACGATCTTCGGAAAGTCGTTCCAGGGCCATAGCGACCCGGCCGTCGAATACACTCAGCTCATCGATTTCCTCTTCGCGGAGCGGGGACCGGCCATCGCGCATTACCTCTGCCGGAAGCTGTACGTCTACCTCGTCAATCCCGTACCCGACGAAGCGTTTATCGCCGAAATGGCCACTGTGATGGTCAGCAGCGACTACGTCATCAAGCCGGTCCTGGAGGCGCTGTTGACCAGCCAGCGCTTCTTCTCGCCAACCTACTACGGCTCACGCATCAAGAGTCCGATCGACTTCCTGATCGGCTTCCTGAACGAAACCGAGACACCGCCGACCGACGAAGTGCTGGAGTATATCCGCCAGAAGCTTGAGCCGCGGTCGATGAACCAGGAGCTGTTTAACCCGCCAAACGTGGCCGGATGGCCGGGGATCAACCCGCCTGATGCCGCCAACGCGCCCGGCGACGAGAAATGGCTCACGACGAGCCTCCTGCCTGAGCGGTGGAATATCATTGCCGACCTCACCGGCGGCGGCGCCGGCAGCTTCGACCCCGTCGACGTGGCCGTTCGCGTCTCCGACCCGGCCAACCCCTTCAAGATCGCGGAAGATCTGGCGCGTACGCTCGTGCCGATCCCGCTCGATATCGCCAGCATCCGCGAGGTGAGCGACGACTTCGCCGGCGATCCCGACATCCCACCCCCACCCAGCGTACTCAGCGACCCGATCGTGTCGAATGTTTCGAAAGTGCTCCTCGGCGATATGCCCCACTACGAGTGGCCGGACATCGTCGACGGCAGCACGACCGAAAAGGACCGCGCGCGCATCGTATTGCAACACTACATCGCTCTTCTGAGCCGGGAAATCCCCGAGTACCAGCTACACTAA
- a CDS encoding DUF1501 domain-containing protein, whose product MHEHCNHHDHQGHEGHGHTEAEGGRRGARLEDGAAHTQDHLKWSRRDFLTRLGMGVAGASVMLNGSPVTAFGHAPILQAIQSADVDRILVLIQLNGGNDALNTVVPYEIDEYYRVRPTIAIPRSQVLPLENDHGLHPAMASLTNLWNNNRLAAVLNTGYRSSTRSHFEGTVNWATGSGSIIGSGNVNYTSGVWGRYVEDVLDTIGQPLDHPLAVLIGGPVSLFQSNLGNLGVSLGDAQFIEEIARRGLYDATDARVDNVAYGRPLKYARAVANAALSYVSSIQRAANAGTNLAGTYPNGFGDNMSAAARLIRGGLGAKVISVSIGGFDTHSNQGGATGQYADRWRSIADSVAAFYQDLAVDGLDQKVLTMTYSEFGRTLGENGSRGTDHGAGASMLMFGPGLKRGVYGSQSDLVTQLYGGDPEPTTDFRSVYASILQDWFGMPPADVDAMLGMAVPRMDIIGSKVQVSNEPTPVPAAFQLSQNYPNPFNPTTNIGYTLNQPSRVTLQVFDAQGRLVRTLVDAYQAAGTHQIDFEGGRMPSGTYFYTLKTPDGAQSRSMVFMK is encoded by the coding sequence ATGCACGAGCATTGCAATCACCACGATCACCAGGGGCACGAAGGCCACGGCCATACCGAAGCCGAAGGGGGCCGCCGCGGCGCCCGGCTCGAGGATGGCGCCGCCCACACGCAGGACCACCTCAAGTGGTCGCGTCGCGACTTCCTCACCCGCCTCGGGATGGGCGTCGCCGGCGCCTCGGTCATGCTTAACGGAAGCCCGGTCACGGCCTTCGGGCATGCACCCATCCTCCAGGCCATCCAGAGCGCGGATGTGGACCGCATCCTGGTGCTCATCCAGCTCAACGGCGGCAACGACGCCCTCAACACGGTCGTCCCCTACGAGATCGACGAATATTATCGCGTTCGCCCGACGATAGCGATCCCACGAAGCCAGGTTTTGCCGCTGGAGAATGACCACGGCCTGCACCCGGCCATGGCGAGCCTGACGAACCTGTGGAATAACAACCGCCTCGCGGCCGTACTGAACACCGGCTACCGCAGCTCGACCCGGTCGCACTTCGAAGGCACCGTCAACTGGGCCACGGGCAGCGGCAGCATCATCGGCAGCGGCAACGTCAATTACACGTCCGGCGTATGGGGCCGGTATGTCGAGGATGTGCTCGATACCATCGGACAGCCGCTCGACCACCCGCTGGCCGTCCTCATCGGCGGACCGGTATCGCTGTTCCAGAGCAACCTCGGCAACCTCGGTGTGAGCCTGGGCGACGCCCAGTTCATCGAAGAGATCGCCCGACGCGGCCTCTACGACGCCACCGATGCCCGAGTCGACAACGTGGCCTACGGCCGGCCGCTCAAGTACGCACGCGCCGTCGCCAACGCCGCGTTGAGTTATGTGTCGTCCATCCAGCGCGCCGCTAACGCCGGCACCAACCTGGCCGGCACCTACCCGAACGGCTTCGGCGACAACATGTCCGCCGCCGCCCGCCTCATCCGCGGCGGACTGGGCGCCAAGGTCATCTCCGTCTCCATCGGCGGATTCGACACGCACTCGAACCAGGGCGGCGCCACCGGCCAATACGCCGATCGCTGGCGGTCCATCGCGGACTCCGTGGCGGCCTTCTACCAGGACCTCGCGGTGGACGGTCTCGACCAGAAAGTCCTGACGATGACCTATTCCGAGTTTGGCCGCACGCTCGGCGAAAACGGATCGCGCGGCACCGACCATGGCGCCGGCGCCTCGATGCTCATGTTCGGCCCCGGCCTGAAACGCGGCGTCTACGGTTCGCAATCCGACCTCGTCACCCAGCTCTACGGCGGCGACCCCGAGCCCACGACCGATTTCCGCTCGGTGTATGCCTCCATCCTCCAGGACTGGTTCGGCATGCCTCCTGCGGATGTGGACGCTATGCTCGGCATGGCTGTGCCCCGCATGGACATCATCGGAAGCAAGGTCCAGGTGAGCAACGAGCCGACGCCGGTGCCGGCCGCGTTCCAGCTCTCCCAGAACTATCCCAACCCATTCAACCCGACGACGAATATCGGCTACACCCTCAACCAACCGAGCCGCGTCACGCTGCAGGTATTCGACGCTCAAGGACGGCTCGTCCGCACCCTCGTGGACGCCTACCAGGCTGCAGGCACGCATCAGATCGACTTCGAAGGCGGGCGCATGCCGAGCGGGACCTATTTCTACACGCTTAAAACCCCCGACGGTGCGCAATCACGGTCGATGGTCTTCATGAAATAA
- the serS gene encoding serine--tRNA ligase — protein sequence MIDINLIRTEPDRVRQAIIDKRIDAAGLVDRILDRDSARRDVLTRLQDLQAQSNERSREVGILMREGKREEADRIKAESSEMKGLLKGLEEEARAQEIEMDALLLEVPNIPHPSVPLGASPEDNVVAYEWGEAPAFDFAPLPHWELAARHGLLDFERGAKVTGAGFPFYIGKGARLQRALVAFFLDLAVDEGGYTEIQPPILVNADSARGTGQLPDKEDQMYEMTRDGLYAIPTAEVPVTNFHRQEVLQEADLPIKYAAYTPCFRREAGSYGKDVRGLNRLHQFDKVELVQIVAEDQSYQALEALREDAERPLVRLGLRYRRLLMCTADMGFTQSKKYDLEVWSAGQQRWLEVSSTSNFEAFQARRLAMRYRKESEKKPSFVHTLNGSGLALPRIVAALLENGQRVDGSIVIPDALQPYTGFPTIG from the coding sequence ATGATCGATATCAACCTGATCCGCACCGAACCCGATCGTGTGCGCCAAGCCATCATCGACAAACGCATCGACGCAGCCGGCCTCGTCGATCGTATCCTAGACCGCGACTCAGCGCGACGCGATGTGCTCACGCGGCTCCAAGATCTTCAGGCGCAATCGAACGAACGTTCCCGCGAAGTGGGCATCCTGATGCGTGAGGGGAAACGGGAGGAAGCCGATCGCATCAAAGCCGAAAGCTCCGAGATGAAGGGCCTGCTAAAAGGGCTGGAGGAAGAGGCGCGCGCGCAAGAAATTGAAATGGATGCGCTCCTTCTCGAGGTGCCTAACATCCCTCATCCGAGCGTGCCCCTGGGCGCCTCTCCCGAGGACAACGTAGTGGCCTATGAGTGGGGCGAAGCGCCGGCATTCGACTTCGCTCCGTTGCCCCACTGGGAGCTCGCCGCACGCCATGGCCTGCTGGACTTCGAGCGGGGGGCCAAGGTCACCGGCGCCGGCTTCCCGTTTTATATCGGCAAAGGAGCCCGTTTGCAGCGAGCGCTCGTTGCGTTTTTCCTCGATCTCGCCGTCGATGAAGGCGGGTATACGGAGATCCAGCCCCCGATACTGGTCAACGCCGACAGCGCGCGCGGCACGGGGCAGCTACCCGACAAGGAAGATCAGATGTACGAAATGACCCGCGACGGGCTGTATGCCATCCCGACCGCGGAGGTCCCCGTAACCAACTTCCACCGTCAGGAGGTGCTGCAGGAGGCCGATCTTCCGATCAAATACGCCGCCTACACCCCGTGCTTCCGACGCGAGGCCGGTTCCTACGGAAAAGATGTACGCGGTCTGAACCGGCTGCACCAGTTCGATAAAGTGGAACTTGTGCAGATCGTAGCGGAAGACCAGAGTTATCAGGCCCTCGAAGCACTCCGCGAAGACGCCGAGCGCCCGCTGGTGCGGCTCGGGTTGCGCTACCGCCGGCTCTTGATGTGCACGGCCGACATGGGCTTCACGCAGTCGAAGAAATACGACCTCGAGGTGTGGAGCGCTGGCCAGCAACGCTGGCTGGAGGTGTCTTCCACCTCGAATTTCGAGGCCTTTCAGGCGCGCCGGCTCGCGATGCGTTATCGCAAGGAAAGTGAAAAGAAGCCCTCGTTCGTCCATACCCTCAACGGCAGTGGCCTGGCGCTCCCTCGCATCGTCGCGGCGCTACTCGAGAACGGGCAGCGGGTGGACGGCTCGATCGTCATCCCGGACGCCCTCCAGCCTTACACGGGATTCCCTACCATCGGTTGA
- a CDS encoding WG repeat-containing protein, translated as MKSFLCTLLALAAFSATLSGCDFIGGLTSDDESEQNDGVNLFPVRIDGSWGYINENGRIIIEPTFDAAREFEDGLARIREGNVGYIDPEGKYVIEPRFQDGRPFTEGFAAVQVDGRWGFVNRSGAFAINPQYTAAYSFENGRAFVRDAEFQWEYIDTRGNVIRTLETPDLTEFESASNDFQDGRALVIDFNTNQYGFIDENGNMAVDFQYSEARSFSDGLAAIKISDSWGFIDPSNSAKIPPKYIEAGNFSEGLVAARENTNTWGYADKSGRMVIEPQFENARPFSEGRAAVLIDGFWGYIDKSGNVIAQPDFDEALPFQKGLAQVTIELRDPNNENNIITNIGYLGRDGKYVWYPTR; from the coding sequence ATGAAATCTTTCCTGTGTACCCTCCTCGCCCTCGCAGCCTTCTCGGCCACCCTTTCGGGCTGCGACTTCATCGGCGGCCTCACTTCCGACGACGAGTCCGAACAAAACGACGGCGTCAACCTTTTCCCGGTCCGCATCGACGGCAGCTGGGGGTATATCAACGAAAACGGCCGGATCATCATCGAACCCACGTTCGATGCCGCGCGTGAATTCGAAGATGGGCTGGCGCGAATCCGCGAAGGCAACGTCGGCTACATCGATCCGGAAGGCAAATACGTCATCGAACCCCGCTTCCAGGACGGGCGTCCGTTTACGGAAGGCTTTGCCGCCGTACAGGTAGATGGCCGTTGGGGCTTCGTGAACCGCTCCGGCGCCTTCGCCATCAATCCCCAGTACACGGCCGCGTACAGCTTTGAAAACGGCCGCGCCTTCGTGCGCGACGCGGAGTTTCAGTGGGAATACATCGACACTCGGGGCAACGTGATTCGCACCCTCGAAACCCCCGATCTGACGGAATTCGAGTCGGCCAGCAACGACTTTCAAGATGGCCGCGCCCTGGTGATCGACTTCAATACCAACCAGTACGGGTTTATCGATGAAAACGGCAACATGGCAGTCGACTTCCAGTACAGCGAAGCCCGCAGCTTTTCGGACGGCCTCGCGGCTATCAAGATCAGCGACAGCTGGGGCTTCATCGACCCGAGCAACAGCGCGAAGATACCGCCTAAGTATATCGAAGCCGGCAATTTCAGCGAAGGCCTCGTCGCCGCACGCGAAAATACCAACACGTGGGGCTACGCGGATAAGTCCGGCCGGATGGTTATCGAACCCCAGTTCGAAAATGCCCGCCCCTTCTCGGAAGGCCGTGCCGCGGTGCTGATCGACGGGTTCTGGGGATACATCGACAAGTCTGGCAATGTCATCGCCCAGCCCGACTTCGACGAAGCGCTGCCTTTCCAAAAAGGCCTCGCCCAGGTCACCATCGAGCTCCGCGACCCGAATAACGAGAATAACATCATCACCAACATCGGGTACCTCGGCCGAGACGGCAAGTACGTCTGGTATCCGACGAGATGA
- the rfbD gene encoding dTDP-4-dehydrorhamnose reductase: MLYQRILITGANGLLGQELVTALSPYPEFDILATGKDVEPRFSNGSCGYTRLDLTNTAEVRHLFNIFTPDVVINCAAMTAVDQCEDERDACWRVNVEAVEQMTRSCLNFSVKMVHLSTDFVFDGKGGPYIESQRPDPVNFYGKSKLAAENAIIKSGLGRWAIVRTVLVYGAGERLSRGNFVLWVIDKLSKGEEIQVVDDQWRTPTYAPDLAQGILRLVKFDKTGLYHLSGREYLSVYDFALKIAATFDLDASLIKRTNSASFSQRALRPLTTGFIILKAETEFGYKPHTIEQNLAHLGARLGLPVSTS; encoded by the coding sequence ATGCTCTACCAACGTATACTCATCACAGGCGCCAACGGCCTGCTGGGCCAGGAACTTGTAACGGCGCTCAGTCCGTACCCGGAATTCGATATTCTGGCCACAGGCAAGGATGTCGAGCCCCGCTTCAGCAATGGGTCGTGCGGCTACACCCGGCTCGACCTCACGAACACCGCCGAAGTCCGCCACCTATTCAACATTTTCACGCCGGACGTGGTCATCAATTGCGCCGCCATGACCGCCGTTGACCAGTGTGAGGATGAGCGCGACGCCTGCTGGAGGGTCAATGTAGAGGCCGTTGAACAGATGACCCGCAGCTGCCTCAACTTCAGCGTCAAGATGGTCCATCTATCCACCGATTTTGTGTTCGACGGCAAAGGGGGGCCGTACATCGAAAGCCAGCGTCCGGATCCCGTGAACTTCTACGGGAAGTCCAAGCTCGCCGCCGAAAATGCGATCATCAAATCCGGTCTCGGGCGCTGGGCGATCGTTCGGACGGTGCTCGTGTACGGCGCCGGCGAACGCCTTAGCCGCGGCAACTTCGTGTTGTGGGTGATCGACAAACTGAGCAAGGGCGAAGAAATTCAGGTAGTGGACGACCAGTGGCGCACCCCTACCTATGCGCCCGACCTCGCCCAGGGCATCCTCCGCCTCGTGAAGTTCGACAAAACGGGCCTCTACCACCTCTCCGGACGCGAGTACCTGAGCGTGTACGACTTCGCCCTGAAGATTGCCGCCACCTTCGACCTGGACGCCTCGCTCATCAAAAGAACAAACAGCGCCTCATTCAGTCAAAGGGCGCTTCGTCCGCTCACCACGGGCTTTATCATCTTGAAAGCAGAAACCGAATTCGGGTACAAGCCACATACGATCGAGCAAAACCTCGCGCACCTCGGCGCGCGGCTCGGGTTGCCCGTTTCGACTTCGTGA
- a CDS encoding WG repeat-containing protein has product MKSGITKNVVTSAVLVTTFLCLGSLAFSGCDLFEESDEASLEGNPNELYPVRIDGLWGYINGLGRIVILPAYDNARDFSEDMAAVQLGSVWGYVNRNGTLVVQPQYQVAGRFSEGLAFVRGTALDDLYGFINKEGTTVIPPTYELSQPFAEGLAAVRTDTRWGFINRSGEMVIDPSYSDARPFSDGLSAVEGLSGWIYISKNGDTAISPDLTVQVLGDFVDGYAPFETGEGWGYLDTRGNPIISPRFGSAEAFSEGLAVVEINDGFEFINKRGEVVVFGEFSEAQPFSEGMAAVRINSDWTYVSKATGRVAMERNFDAAEPFKGGLARVLLGDVNVDPRVGYIDRAGKYVWYPMN; this is encoded by the coding sequence ATGAAATCAGGAATCACGAAAAACGTGGTGACGAGCGCGGTGCTCGTCACCACGTTCCTCTGCCTCGGCAGCCTCGCTTTCAGCGGGTGCGATCTGTTTGAAGAATCAGACGAGGCTTCCCTCGAAGGCAATCCGAATGAACTGTACCCGGTCCGTATCGACGGGTTGTGGGGATACATCAACGGACTCGGCCGGATCGTCATCCTGCCGGCGTACGATAACGCCCGCGACTTTTCGGAGGACATGGCCGCCGTCCAGTTGGGCAGTGTATGGGGGTACGTCAACCGCAACGGCACCTTGGTGGTGCAACCGCAATACCAGGTTGCCGGCCGCTTCTCTGAAGGGCTCGCGTTTGTCCGCGGGACCGCGCTTGATGATCTCTACGGGTTCATCAATAAGGAAGGCACGACGGTCATCCCGCCCACGTACGAGCTTTCGCAACCGTTCGCCGAAGGCCTCGCCGCCGTCCGTACCGACACCCGCTGGGGATTCATCAATCGTTCAGGGGAGATGGTTATCGACCCCAGCTACAGCGATGCCCGGCCGTTTTCGGATGGGCTCTCCGCCGTGGAAGGCCTGAGCGGCTGGATCTATATCAGCAAAAACGGTGATACGGCCATCAGCCCCGATCTGACCGTCCAGGTGCTCGGCGACTTCGTCGATGGCTACGCGCCGTTCGAAACCGGTGAAGGCTGGGGATATCTCGATACCCGCGGCAATCCGATCATCTCGCCCCGTTTTGGCAGCGCCGAGGCGTTTTCCGAAGGACTGGCGGTAGTCGAGATCAACGACGGCTTCGAGTTCATCAACAAACGAGGGGAAGTCGTCGTCTTCGGCGAGTTTAGCGAAGCTCAGCCATTCTCCGAGGGCATGGCGGCCGTCCGTATCAATAGCGACTGGACGTATGTCAGCAAGGCGACAGGCCGTGTGGCCATGGAGCGGAATTTCGACGCCGCGGAGCCCTTCAAGGGGGGCCTCGCGCGGGTCCTGCTTGGCGACGTGAATGTTGATCCGCGTGTTGGCTATATCGATCGGGCCGGCAAGTACGTCTGGTACCCGATGAATTAA
- a CDS encoding asparagine synthetase B — protein MIRYSSILLVFALCFAPPVRLHAQDLLIPMDAGQSDHLKAYGLAFWALNQGVSVDWLLNYRGGSFLIATFDELEAELRVRGVTYERASGAQTAAIVAEVESEANNTALMRLEKAPRVAVYAPQQTLPWDDAVLLALNYAEVPYDMIYDDEIMEGKLSEYDWLHLHHEDFTGQYGKFLQYRSMPWYIEQQRQAETAARRHGFRKVSQLKLAVTHLIRDYVTQGGFLFAMCSGSDTFDLALAAHATDIVPAEYDGDPIDPDALSKLDFAQTFAFENFRPNFNAQQYEHANIDTGAPPPQLRNPALDYFTLFEFSAKWDPVPTMLTQNHVSTVKGFIGQTTSFRKDLIKPSVVILAEAPGRDEVRYVHGASGEGTFTFYAGHDPEDYQHFVGDPPTELSLHKNSPGYRLILNNVLFPAAKKKKQKT, from the coding sequence ATGATCCGATATTCCTCGATCCTGCTTGTTTTCGCGCTGTGCTTCGCGCCGCCTGTTCGGCTGCACGCCCAGGACCTCCTCATCCCGATGGACGCCGGCCAGTCCGACCACTTGAAAGCCTACGGCCTCGCCTTCTGGGCGCTCAATCAGGGCGTAAGTGTGGACTGGCTGCTGAACTACCGCGGTGGATCCTTCCTGATCGCTACCTTCGATGAACTCGAGGCCGAACTGCGCGTCCGCGGCGTCACCTACGAGCGCGCGAGCGGCGCCCAGACGGCCGCCATCGTTGCCGAAGTGGAAAGTGAGGCCAACAATACGGCGCTGATGCGGCTTGAAAAGGCGCCGCGTGTGGCCGTCTATGCCCCGCAGCAAACGCTTCCCTGGGACGACGCGGTGTTGCTCGCCCTGAATTACGCCGAAGTCCCGTACGACATGATCTATGATGACGAGATCATGGAGGGCAAGCTGAGCGAGTACGACTGGCTGCATCTACACCACGAGGACTTCACCGGGCAATACGGCAAGTTCCTTCAGTACCGGTCCATGCCCTGGTACATCGAGCAGCAGCGCCAGGCCGAAACCGCTGCCCGCCGGCATGGCTTCCGAAAAGTGAGCCAGCTCAAGCTGGCGGTCACCCATCTGATCCGCGATTACGTCACCCAAGGCGGTTTCCTCTTTGCCATGTGCTCCGGCTCGGATACGTTCGACCTTGCGCTCGCGGCCCACGCGACGGACATCGTCCCCGCCGAATACGATGGCGACCCGATCGACCCGGATGCGCTGAGCAAACTGGACTTCGCGCAGACGTTCGCCTTCGAGAACTTCCGCCCCAACTTCAACGCCCAACAATACGAACACGCCAACATCGACACCGGCGCACCGCCGCCCCAGCTCAGAAATCCGGCGCTCGATTATTTTACCCTCTTCGAGTTCAGCGCCAAGTGGGATCCCGTCCCGACGATGCTCACCCAGAATCATGTCTCTACCGTCAAGGGGTTCATCGGGCAGACCACCAGCTTTCGCAAGGATCTGATCAAACCCAGTGTCGTTATCCTTGCCGAAGCACCGGGCCGGGATGAGGTACGCTACGTGCACGGAGCGAGCGGTGAGGGTACATTTACGTTTTATGCCGGCCACGACCCCGAAGACTATCAGCACTTCGTCGGAGACCCCCCTACCGAGTTGAGCCTCCACAAGAACTCACCCGGATACCGACTCATCCTGAACAATGTCCTATTCCCCGCCGCGAAGAAGAAGAAACAAAAGACCTGA